In Arachis stenosperma cultivar V10309 chromosome 1, arast.V10309.gnm1.PFL2, whole genome shotgun sequence, one DNA window encodes the following:
- the LOC130981331 gene encoding LOW QUALITY PROTEIN: protein IQ-DOMAIN 22-like (The sequence of the model RefSeq protein was modified relative to this genomic sequence to represent the inferred CDS: substituted 2 bases at 2 genomic stop codons), with protein MGKASKWFRGLFGPKKHLPQPSQTHSTPSYSVTSSPNPTKHKRRWTFVKSYRENHHHHQQQXXQQHVDASDPDNHAIAVVAATAAVAEAAVAAAQAAAAVVRLTSSSGRSANAGSVTAASSQDWAAIKIQSTFRGCLARRALRALKGLVKLQALVRGHIERKRTAQQMKKWQALLRAQARVCARRVHILQAPNSTSKSSSCHLHGPATPEKFESPIRSKSMKDEHSPLLKRNGSKSCLQQVHGSSGQEKCRNKSERHIDELTWNQEKSSMRTSSTTNGDKSDKNPEIDSRRSQATSSSRRRNLFSTTNNHVLVSDQHCISSKSYTTSNHNNNNKESSSVISLQSGPSPSCEVQPQSPMKPNWVEESPFCTAENSPQYLSASSKDNVPKRSPFGSRSYICDYSDYPSYMACTESSKAKVRSLSAPKQRPNQCDRSSSSTRYSLNGLGCQRPNYALQGCFTNKGYPGSGRLDKLGMPLGYRF; from the exons ATGGGGAAGGCATCAAAGTGGTTTCGCGGTCTTTTTGGTCCCAAGAAACACCTACCGCAACCTTCACAAACACATTCTACTCCTTCTTATTCCGTGACTTCTTCTCCCAATCCAACTAAACACAAACGAAGATGGACCTTCGTCAAATCATACAGAGaaaaccaccaccaccaccaacaacaataataacaacaacacgTGGATGCTTCTGATCCTGACAACCACGCCATCGCTGTTGTCGCTGCCACAGCCGCAGTCGCTGAGGCTGCCGTCGCTGCAGCTCAGGCGGCTGCCGCCGTCGTCAGACTGACGAGCAGCAGCGGTAGGTCCGCCAACGCTGGAAGCGTGACCGCCGCTAGTAGCCAAGATTGGGCCGCCATTAAGATTCAATCCACCTTCCGAGGATGTTTG GCAAGGAGAGCATTACGGGCACTGAAAGGATTAGTTAAGCTTCAAGCACTTGTGAGAGGCCACATCGAAAGAAAGCGAACAGCACAACAGATGAAAAAATGGCAAGCACTTTTAAGAGCACAAGCTAGAGTCTGTGCTCGCAGAGTTCATATCCTTCAAGCCCCAAATTCCACTTCTAAGTCATCTTCCTGCCACCTTCAT GGGCCAGCAACACCAGAAAAGTTTGAAAGCCCAATCAGATCTAAGAGTATGAAAGATGAGCACTCACCATTGCTTAag AGAAATGGCTCCAAATCATGCCTCCAGCAGGTCCATGGTAGTAGCGGGCAAGAGAAATGTAGGAACAAATCAGAAAGGCACATAGATGAACTAACATGGAACCAAGAAAAATCATCAATGAGAACCTCTAGCACCACCAATGGTGACAAAAGTGACAAGAACCCTGAAATTGATTCCAGAAGATCACAAGCCACGTCATCATCAAGACGTAGGAACCTCTTTTCCACCACCAACAACCATGTCTTAGTTTCTGATCAGCATTGCATTAGTAGCAAGAGTTACACCACAAGCaaccacaacaacaacaacaaggaATCATCATCAGTGATATCTCTTCAATCAGGCCCAAGCCCATCTTGTGAGGTCCAGCCTCAGAGCCCAATGAAGCCCAATTGGGTTGAGGAGAGCCCATTCTGTACAGCTGAAAACAGCCCCCAATACCTATCAGCATCTTCCAAAGATAATGTACCCAAAAGAAGCCCTTTTGGGTCAAGGAGTTATATTTGTGACTATTCTGATTACCCAAGTTACATGGCATGCACTGAATCTTCAAAGGCAAAAGTGAGGTCTCTTAGTGCCCCAAAACAAAGGCCCAACCAATGTGATAGGTCTAGTTCATCTACTAGGTACTCACTCAATGGATTGGGTTGTCAGAGGCCCAATTATGCTTTGCAAGGATGCTTCACCAACAAGGGTTATCCAGGTTCTGGTCGTTTAGACAAGCTTGGAATGCCTTTGGGATATAGATTCTAA